From the Ascaphus truei isolate aAscTru1 unplaced genomic scaffold, aAscTru1.hap1 HAP1_SCAFFOLD_371, whole genome shotgun sequence genome, one window contains:
- the LOC142483782 gene encoding olfactory receptor 11A1-like, whose translation MVFIVTIAGNFLIIGLVTTSHQLRSPMYFFLCHLSLSDILLITNIVPQMLQVILEEGVTIPLTSCITQFVFNGVSVIAECFLLTVMSYDRYLAICNPLHYSSIMGNRLCYTVVTLCWVLGFMLTLIVAWLVCELQLCGPNVIDHFFCELSTLLELSCSDISIVEIAVFVLGTPVIVFPFVFILLTYVYISQTILRIPSTTGKQKAFSTCSSHLAVVCVYYGTLTAKYIVPSRGQLRNLNKVLSLLYTVLTPLFNPIIYSLRNQEIRAALRKCIWMVIGRKQF comes from the coding sequence ATGGTTTTCATTGTAACAATTGCTGGAAACTTCCTAATAATTGGGTTAGTGACAACCAGTCATCAGCTCCGCTCTCCCATGTATTTTTTCCTCTGTCATTTGTCTCTATCCGACATCTTGCTCATCACAAATATTGTGCCCCAAATGCTGCAGGTTATATTGGAAGAAGGGGTCACCATCCCTCTTACAAGCTGCATAACACAGTTTGTCTTCAATGGCGTTTCAGTAATTGCTGAATGCTTCCTGCTCACAGTGATGTCTTATGATCGATACTTGGCTATCTGTAACCCATTGCATTACTCCAGTATTATGGGTAACAGGCTATGCTATACCGTCGTTACTCTGTGTTGGGTGTTAGGGTTTATGCTGACACTTATTGTAGCATGGCTGGTGTGTGAATTACAGTTATGTGGCCCAAATGTCATTGACCATTTCTTCTGCGAGCTTAGTACTTTATTAGAACTGTCATGTTCAGATATCTCTATTGTAGAAATAGCAGTGTTTGTGCTAGGCACCCCTGTAATTGTTTTCCCATTTGTGTTCATTCTTTTAACATATGTTTATATCTCACAAACCATTCTCCGGATCCCCTCCACCACTGGGAAacagaaagccttctccacctgcagctctcatctagctgttgtgtgtgtatattatgggACACTGACTGCAAAATACATAGTTCCATCCAGAGGACAATTACGGAACTTAAACAAGGTCCTTTCTCTTCTGTACACAGTACTGACTCCATTATTCAATCCCATAATATATAGCCTGAGGAATCAGGAGATTAGAGCAGCTCTGAGGAAATGTATCTGGATGGTGATAGGAAGGAAACAGTTCTAA